A DNA window from Camelina sativa cultivar DH55 chromosome 17, Cs, whole genome shotgun sequence contains the following coding sequences:
- the LOC104758420 gene encoding uncharacterized protein LOC104758420, producing MNYEVCVRGQTYSNSSGEDDFYGTIENIIELTYPGFLNLRVTLFYCEWYDSTIDKGTRIRDGGIVDVLSSRRYRHYEPFILGSQADQVCYLSYPHTKRPRKLWLNVLKVNPRHAVQGNLKQKEVVILQQTVDDGMTDSIEEIIVDSFVDGNQPNEELDFEINDAEQEDEFRGNYSSSSSSSDEDEDQEDENEEYE from the exons atgaattatGAGGTATGTGTCCGAGGACAAACTTATTCCAATTCATCTGGCGAGGACGATTTTTACGGGACCATTGAAAATATCATAGAGCTTACCTATCCAGGATTTTTGAATTTACGGGTCACACTTTTCTATTGTGAATGGTATGACTCTACAATTGACAAAGGCACTCGAATACGCGATGGAGGCATTGTTGACGTGTTGTCATCAAGGAGATACCGACATTATGAACCGTTTATATTAG GTTCTCAAGCTGATCAAGTTTGTTATCTTTCATATCCTCACACTAAACGACCTCGAAAACTTTGGCTCAACGTTCTGAAAGTTAATCCAAGGCATGCTGTACAAGGGAACTTAAAACAAAAGGAGGTTGTTATATTGCAGCAAACAGTTGATGATGGAATGACAGATTCAATAGAGGAGATCATAGTTGACAGTTTCGTAGATGGTAATCAGCCTAATGAAGAACTTGATTTTGAGATCAACGATGCTGAACAAGAAGACGAATTTCGTGGCAACTactcgtcgtcgtcttcgtcttcagatgaggatgaagatcaagaagatgaaaatgaggaatatgaataa
- the LOC109129967 gene encoding uncharacterized protein LOC109129967, which produces MWNSSREWMYNRIDGRTNNISKEFLAGVEQFMNFANSQPMAQNSGGRFYCPCVKCQNDVILHGTTISNHLHSKGFMPNYYVWSEHGEDYDVLGVGTSSHYPNTNYTSTSSQHGSQPGSQPIGFEGNVYAEMVNDAFHGTTPFNEYHEYESGYDHGYDHIHEEPIEEAKRFYDMLDAANSPLYDGCHEGHSQLSLASRFINIKVDNNLSEACMDDWAELFTEVLPEGNQATGSYYETENLVRKIGLPYHTIDVCIENCMIFWKEDGNLEHCKFCGKPRYKSSGGRTRIPFSRMWYLPIADRLKRMYQSEKTASSMRWHAEHDSEDGVMCHPSDAPEWKNFQHLHLTFAQEPRNVYLGLCTDGFNPFGVSKNHSLWPVILTPYNLPPDMCMNSEYLFLTILNSGPNHPRASLDVFLQPLIDELKELWYNGVEAYDISLNQNFNMKVVLMWTISDFPAYSMLSGRTTHGRLACPICMDDTGAFQLPAGRKTCWFDCHRRFLPTSHPMRKNKNDFLKGKDSLNDEPPASLSIQAIYERIRKAKAPKTSICGGNGHEKKVKGYGRWHNWHKESILWQLPYWVDLNLRHNLDLMHVEKNVFDNLMYTTMNVKDRSKDNVQSRLDIARFCSRQDLHLDAQGRAPFPIWRLKTKAKEALLKWVKEDVRFPDGYVADLASCADMKNGKFSGMKSHDCHVFMERLLPFIFAELLPRNVHLAISGIGAFFRDLCSRTLEQSRLEILKDNIVMILCNLEKIFPPSFFDVMEHLPIHLPYEAQLGGPVQYRWMYPFERTLFRFTHFYNKEKKVKLQI; this is translated from the exons atgtGGAATTCATCTCGAGAGTGGATGTATAATCGGATCGATGGAAGAACAAATAATATCTCTAAAGAATTTTTGGCGGGAGTTGAGCAGTTCATGAATTTCGCAAACAGCCAGCCTATGGCACAAAACAGTGGAGGTAGGTTTTACTGTCCTTGCGTAAAATGTCAGAACGATGTTATTTTGCATGGTACGACAATATCTAATCATTTGCATAGTAAAGGATTTATGCCAAATTATTATGTATGGTCTGAACATGGTGAAGATTATGACGTGCTAGGGGTAGGAACTAGTAGTCATTATCCTAATACAAATTATACTAGTACTAGTAGTCAGCATGGTAGTCAACCTGGTAGTCAGCCAATAGGATTTGAGGGAAATGTATATGCtgagatggtgaatgatgcatttcatggtACCACGCCTTTTAATGAGTATCATGAGTATGAAAGTGGATATGATCATGGATATGATCATATCCATGAAGAACCCATTGAAGAGGCGAAACGGTTCTATGACATGTTAGATGCTGCAAATAGTCCACTTTATGATGGATGTCATGAAGGTCATTCGCAACTATCATTGGCGTCTAGGTTCATAAACATCAAGGTTGATAATAATTTGTCTGAGGCATGCATGGACGATTGGGCTGAATTGTTTACGGAGGTTTTACCAGAGGGTAATCAAGCTACTGGTTCATACTACGAGACAGAGAATTTAGTTCGAAAGATAGGATTGCCATACCATACAATTGATGTATGTATAGAGAATTGTATGATATTTTGGAAAGAAGATGGGAATTTGGAGCATTGCAAGTTCTGTGGGAAGCCAAGGTACAAAAGTAGTGGGGGTAGAACTAGAATACCCTTCagtcgtatgtggtatctaCCTATTGCAGATAGATTGAAGAGGATGTACCAATCAGAGAAGACCGCATCatcaatgagatggcatgctgaGCATGATTCAGAAGATGGAGTAATGTGTCATCCATCTGATGCGCCTGAATGGAAGAATTTCCAACATTTACATCTCACATTTGCGCAAGAGCCACGAAACGTTTACCTTGGGTTATGTACAGATGGTTTTAATCCATTTGGGGTCTCCAAAAATCATTCTTTGTGGCCTGTGATCTTAACTCCATACAACCTACCTCCGGATATGTGCATGAACAGCGAGTATTTATTTCTTACGATTCTGAACTCCGGACCAAACCACCCACGAGCCAGCCTTGATGTTTTCCTCCAACCATTAATCGATGAGTTAAAGGAGTTATGGTATAATGGGGTTGAGGCTTATGATATCTcactaaatcaaaatttcaacatGAAAGTTGTTCTTATGTGGACAATAAGCGATTTTCCAGCGTACAGTATGTTGTCGGGAAGGACGACACATGGAAGATTAGCATGTCCAATTTGTATGGATGACACTGGTGCTTTTCAATTACCAGCTGGGAGGAAAACATGTTGGTTTGACTGTCATAGGAGATTTCTTCCTACAAGTCATCCGATGCggaagaataaaaatgactttCTGAAGGGAAAAGATTCATTGAATGACGAGCCACCAGCATCTCTGAGTATTCAAGCTATCTATGAGCGTATAAGGAAAGCCAAAGCACCTAAAACATCTATTTGCGGTGGGAATGGTCACGAAAAGAAAGTTAAAGGCTACGGAAGATGGCATAATTGGCATAAAGAAAGCATATTATGGCAGTTACCGTACTGGGTCGATCTGAATTTAAGGCACAACCTGGATTTGATGCACGTCGAGAAAAATGTCTTTGATAACTTGATGTACACCACTATGAATGTAAAAGATAGATCGAAAGACAACGTGCAGTCAAGATTGGATATTGCAAGATTTTGTTCCCGGCAAGATTTACATCTAGATGCTCAAGGGAGAGCCCCATTCCCTATTTGGAGATTGAAAACCAAAGCGAAAGAGGCTTTATTAAAATGGGTAAAAGAAGATGTTAGATTCCCAGACGGATATGTCGCAGATTTAGCTAGCTGTGCTGACatgaaaaatggaaagttttcggGAATGAAGAGTCATGACTGCCATGTGTTTATGGAACGATTGCTTCCGTTCATATTTGCAGAGCTTTTACCGCGTAATGTCCACCTGGCGATTTCag GGATTGGAGCATTTTTCCGCGACCTATGTAGTAGAACATTGGAGCAATCCCGCCTCGAAATTCTGAAGGATAATATTGTCATGATCTTGTGTAATTTGGAGAAAATCTTCCCTCCTTCATTCTTTGATGTAATGGAGCACCTCCCTATTCACCTACCTTATGAAGCACAACTTGGTGGTCCTGTgcaatataggtggatgtatcctttcGAAAG AACACTATTTCGCTTCACACATTTCTacaacaaggagaagaaggtaaaacttcaaatatga